A window of Pangasianodon hypophthalmus isolate fPanHyp1 chromosome 29, fPanHyp1.pri, whole genome shotgun sequence genomic DNA:
ACATGGTCCTCAGAGTGTCGTGGTGAATCTGCACAGCTTTGGCCAGAGCTTGGGGGTCACGACCATTACTCTGTCCTGATACATGACTGCCCTCCGCactgatagacagagagagagaaagagagagagagagagatagagagagggagagagagagatgagagatcaATAATGAGTAAATAAggcccattaaaaaaaaaaaaaaaaaaaaaaaaaacacacaactgtaATTACCTTCATTATTTAAAGAGTAACAAGTGACCATAATTTATTCTTTCctaatatttattcattgtaatgctgttcagtctttttctttttggtttcgtttctacatttcattaataaaagtaCTCTTCTTCTGGGCTGGCAATGGTTTTGTGCCaaagcttgttaaaaaaaaatccactagtAGCTCAGCTGTGAgcatattatacattttagaaTCACTTCATTGGCTACTAGCTTCATTTACAGAAGATTttagcagttactgaagagaaataaatgaatgaattcccTGTATATAAACTGTACACTATATACAGAGGTTAAGCTACTActgtttatttcttacttttacCAAAGTGTTAGTCATCTGCTTGAATGGGGAGAAACCCATAAATCCTACCGTCTCTCCTCACTCAACCTGCACAAGCTCATGTTAAAATGAGAGGAAATTGTGCTGAGCaaattttactgagaaactttATTCATCTTGCCAGAGAAGCTGTCGTTTTTATTATTGTCGTTTCTATAAATAGATGATGGTGTGTAACATTATTTTTGCTGTGTACATGATTTATATTGCACCAGTTAAATTAAAAGATACTTTTACAGATATTTATTGTGTTCTTTCAcgacatatacactcactgaccactttattaggaacacctgtacccatGTCTATTCATGCtattatccaatcatgtggcggAAGTGTAATACATATAATCCCAGCTCCCTAGAGTGTATTTTTCAAATTTGCAAAAAGGGCAGGGACTAACAGAATCCTCTTTAATCATACTTACACTCAGTGCTTcatgaataaacatttacatcCTACGTGATAAACGACCCCTTACCTGTCATGCTCCTTGTCGACCAGGTGGTAGCGAGCACGGAAGGCCACTAGGTGGGCATAGTAGGCAGGCGCTGGGATGGAGACGGAGCGTGTGCAGCGTACATATGTGTGGCACAGCTGGTAGGTGAGCAGCTGGAACTCATCGGCTGTGAAGCAGTTGTCATCCCACAGCACATGGTAGTGTGAGGGCCGGCTCGTGCCCTTGAGACACAGAACAAAACAGCAGCTTGGAGTTAAGGCTGTGATTCAAAAGACTGCTTGCTACTCATTATCACAATATAATTTGTTTCACAAACTATATATGCTGAAATTTAAGACATCTCTGTCCGTGCACTGATTTGTGGTTTGGTTTGGGTTTACTTATCCCCTTAGAAAAAAGTGTTAGTGCAAATCAGAACAAACTTATTCTTTATCTTCTAATGAAATACTTATAGCCTGTTGGGAGCTCTTGCAGGATGAGACTATATCTTTAATATTGTCTCTTACAGGATGACAATATATCTTTAATATCTTCAATAGAAAGTGCATGCATGCTTCCCCAGTGGGGGCGGGGATAAGGCGCATGTTCCCGCAGATAATGAATGGTCATTTTCAACCACCACGTTTGTTCTGGAAACACAGACCTTGATCTCATTCAGTGAAAAAAACCTTAAACTGGCAATTCCAGAAAAATGCAGGCTGGTAGAGAATGAGCAATCACAGCAGTGGGAACATATACCTTAACTCCGCCCCCAAAGTCTCATGAGCGAAATATAGTCCCTGATGAGCGAGGGGAAAGGAAGCGcacgtgtctcagtgctcagtgaacTCACGTGCTCTCATGCGAGACAGTTTCTGCGCATACTCGCAAAAACATTCATGACAccttgtgttcattttaaatgtccatgctcgctgatactgctctgcacGCTCAGGGTGGCTGCCCTCGCTCTCTCTAATAAAGACGCTATTTAAACACCATAGCTTTTGGACTGCCATGTTAGACAGCGGCCACCATcgccaccatcatcaccatcataatcatcatcatcatcaaaacacctgAGCAAAGATCTTTATCTGAGCGAATATCTTTTGAAAGAATGGTATTCATCCATCCAAGACCGtttcagagacttgtagaagTTATTCTGGTGATTAATGGAGTCCCAACACTTTACTAAGAACTTTGGTTGTGAACTttgtgtgtatacctgtatTCCAGCATGACTGCAGAGGTAAAAGTCAAACTCATAGGGATGGGTGATGTCTGTGTCAACTGTAGTGCCGGCAGGAATGTTTCCACTCCGTCCAACCTGAGAAAGCAGGGTGCAGGGTAAGTAAAACgaaagaagaaagaattacATAACTGGCAGTAATATACATGGAAACGTGATATAAAAGCCCAACAATATTGCTCATTATTGCTTTTTCTCACCCTCTCGTTACGGTCAGCGCAGAAAAGGCGTGTGTGGTGGCGTTTTTGCACGACGATGTACGTGATGCCTGGTTGGTACTCTCTCTCCAGACTTATACAGGCTTCCCGAATGGCCAGCAGCTCATAATACAGCACCTGAATAACAGAGTCCATTTAGCATCATGCATTATTATCAATGTgagccacatcagcattttccTGTACTGCTCAGTCGTTTCACAAAACGGCACCTTCTGAAGACATTTACATtcctgactaaaaaaaaaatgtgcacacaATCGGAGGTCTGACCTGTCGGAACTGTCCCTCGGACACTCCGTCTCTGTAAAAGATGAGGCGTGTGGGTTTGTAGCGTGTGGATTTGTAGAACTGGATGAGCAGCTCTCGGACCATGGAGGCCAGGTCCTGGATGATCTCCTGCCTGGGCCTCTGCACACGCACCGTGGCACAGTAGCGGCTCGGGTGGGCGTCCATGCTGcccaccacctacacacacacacacacacacacacacacacacacacttatttatttccacTTAGCACCTAAATAGTGTACTTGTTAATGTATACAGGTTTGAATCTTCCACATTGTTTTTTAACTTGAAATGCCCACATACgaaacacaaacaggaagtagagaagaaaatataaaaagtctgaTAAAAACAGATGTTTTGAAACAATGTCGTGACAGGTATACATTCCACTGTTTCCATGGCTACATTTTCTCACCGCAGCGATGGAGGGCTTCTTGCCATCTCCTGCAGGTGGATGAGTGACATCAGCACCTAGGAAAATGACTGGCTGCTGGAAGACGGACGGACTGAAAAGGGAGAAGAAATTACGACAAGTGAGTTGAGTCCAAAGCACTGTACACCACAGTTACAATGTAAACGGTGTTACAGACCGTTGATGAGGAACCAGGATGTTGTTGATGCCACCTAGCTTGACGTTGATCTTAAGGCAGAGGTTGGAGAGCGTCTGCGGCGAGGTCTTCACCACGTTcttcacctgcacacactgagTGGCCATTCCGAGAAGAGTGTCTCCAACACGCTTCACCTCCgctgcagaaaacacacactgatatataCATGCTGGCACACGAAGGACACTCACGTGGTGCTTTTTATcacattctttgttttttaagcACAAATTTGCCACAATGACAGAATCAAATGACAGTAAAtagatataaatgaataaataaatagtgcaaGAACTAAAAATGAACTTGCGTGAGTGTGAACAACTGGCCATATTGctatgtaaggaaaaaaaaaaaaaaaaaagtaaaaaagcagggtttttttagggctgcacaaaaaaaaaaatgcattaaaactgCAATTGCTGTTTATCTCTCATTGCAACTGAATTCAAAAACAGCATCCATTCTGCAAAATCTGTACTCGGGCAACCACTGTATCACATGACCTTACTTACAGACCTGAAGTGTGAGTCAGAAGAGAAAGGGGAGAAACAATGTTTCTAAGCTGtgactgaattttaaaatgacaaattccTGCTTGTAATGAGAAGGAACAGATTTGTCCTAAAAACTAATGCACgataagtttgtggacactgtaccatcacacccatatgtgcatgCTGAATTAGGATAACGGTGTAATCCGTGATAAAGGGTAAGACAGGCTAGTGTACTAGCACGTGTTTATAGCGGGTCTTTACCATAGACGGGCGTTTTCCCAGGCAGGATGACGATGATGAGCTGCAGGCCAGCATAGGTGTTCTTCAGGTGTCTGAACATAGGCTCTACACTGTCTGCTCCCTGAGCGTACTTGCAGAAGCACGGCTGGCCCTGAATAGGCATCCCAGCATCTTTTGAAATCTTACGCAGCTGATCGGTAAAGCTTCTGCACCagaaacaggggaaaaaaaacataaagccaGCTATCAACTTTCAACCAATCATAAAAACAGAACAAGGTGAACAAAGAGAGGAATTCAGGTTTGAAATGACACTGAACTTAATTCAGTCTTACAGGATCACGGAAATACTGATATAAATAAAGGATAGGTGCAGTCcctacagaaagagaaagataagaAGGGAAGGAAGCGCAATGAGAAAAcaagagatggaggagagaagCCATACTTGAGGATTTCCTCTCGGCACTGTCTCTGGGTGGCAAAGCAGGCGATGGCCCAGATTTTAATTTCTACACCAGTGTGGAACTGCTTCCCTCTCATGTCCCATACACCATGGCTTGGAGTGGCCACTGTGCGATtctaaacccacacacacacacacacacagatcacctCCTGagcaaacactcactcacatgaCAGATGCTCTAGAGTTTAATTAAGGATTTACTGCAGATTTCATAATACACTTATTAGTGTTCAGTGTAAAGCTCCATGCAGGCAAATACACTGAGACACATAATGAGAAAATGGGAGGTATGACACCTgaaatactgatatactgaatatatactgatatacacaaattataattaaatgcaAGTTTTATGACTGGGATTGTTGCACAGTATTATCAGCTATACACACAATCACGGTCTAGGAAAAAAATTGATTGttcatgtttaaacatttattccatATTTGTCGATCGTATTCAGCAATGAACAAACCTCAAACCAAAATCATGCACCttataggagaaaaaaaaaacgatgcatttgcagaaaaaagaaagtaatcAAGTCAGTGATAAAGTAGACATAAGTTAACTTTATCATGCTACAACTATCCTACGCAAAGCTGGACAAACTGCAACTAAATCCAGTGAAATCAAAAAAGAGCAACGCACTCAAAACCcccacactgagacacacacacacacacaaactgcatGATTGAAAGGAGAGAAGATACCAGGAAGTGTTCAGAGCTCACCCTGCCGCCGTACTGCAGCATGGGGGCAGGCAATACGCGGCCGGTCACCTCGGCCATCTCATCCCTCACGCGGAACTGGAACTCCTGCACAAACGGGTCAGCCTCATAGTTCGCACTGCGCACCTGCgatagagagacaaagagagacagacagacagacagagtgagagacagacagtgtgagagtatgtgtgtgaaagagagggggggggacagacagagtgagagagagagagagagagagagagagggagacagacagagtgagagagagacagtgtgagagtatgtgtgtgaaagagaggggggggacagagagtgagagagagagagagagagagagagagagagagagagggagacagacagagtgagagagagagacagagagagagggagggagacagacagagtgagagagtgagagagaaagagagagagagagagagagagagggagacagagtgagagtgagagagtgagagagagggagagagacagagagtgagagagagagagacagacagagagtgagagagagagagacagacagagagtgtgtgtgagagagagagagagagagagagagagacagacagacagagtgtgtgtgtgagagagagagagagagagagacagacagagagagagagagagagagagagagagagagacagacagacagagagagagagagagagagagagagagagagagagaaagaaagataagcAACAAGTCTGTGTTCTAGGAGACCTAGTTCAATTTCAAGCtaatgattttgtgtgtatttatttatttatttttaatgaaaacccAGAGAAGGGCCTTTGCGCACACTGCTAGCTCACCAGTCGGCTGATCTCCTCTTGTCTGTCTGGTGCCGATCGAGCCGTGGCTTTAATCATGGTGGAGGTTTGGTTATCTGTCAGTTTCTTAATGCAGCGCTGCCCAGCTACGATATTACACACCTGAAGGAAAACAGCCGGTTAAAGTTTCTCATCACGCTCATATgatgagaaaaacagaagagcatCAGGCGACTAAAAGCAGAAGAACGTTAAACATTTGCAGGATGAAAGGAATGTAATGAGCAGAATGAAATCATGGTGCTGTTTAGGCCGCTTGTGCGTTAGTGTCAGCAGATACATTATTCTCTGGGTGTTGCTAGGTAGCtgctatgctaacccagttggttgctagggtgttgctaggtagctgctatgctaacccagttggttgctagggtgttgctaggtggttgctattcTAACCCAGTTGGTTACTAGTGTGTTGCTAGGATATTCCAAGtagttgctagggtgttgctaggtggctgCTATTCTatcccagttggttgctagggtgttgctatgcAATTCTAGTTGGTTGCTAGTGTTGCTATTCTATCCCAGTTAGTTACTAGGTGGATGCTAGGATATTCCAAGTGGTTGCTAGAGCGTtcctaggtggttgctatgctatGTGTTTCCAGGCTATCCGAGGTGGTTATTAGGGTATTTCTAGGCTATCcgagttggttgctagggtgctgctaggtggttgctattcTAACCCAGTTGGTTACTACTGTGTTGCTAGGATATTCCAAGaagttgctagggtgttgctaggtggctgCTATGATATTCCaagtggttgctagggtgttgcgaGGTGGCTGCTATGCTATCctagttggttgctagggtgttgcctGATTCCCCATGCACTACATGGCGATCATGCTTCATGTCTGTAGCTCCTATGGTTTGTTCTGCACAACCTTctgactaaaaataaaagcacccCAAAGTGTAGGAAAATGACTCTCTTCGGAGCGCTGCTACGCAGCAACCGTAATTCCGATCTTTCCCAAAAGCACAAGCGCTCCGTTCGCGTGTAGGATCTGCACCTGCGCTGAATTTCGTGTTGCTACGTCAGGAAACGCTACAATGTTCgagcagaataataataagaggatTATGAAGACAGTACACTAAaatagtgttcagtagtgtggTATATTGGCCCATGTCCAGTCATGAAGACTCGTCTctactgcacacacaaacacacatgcaatcTTCTGCTCataaaacatttgcaaaaaGGGCATTTACATGCACTtctgcaaacaaaaaaacccccaaaaaacccacagaagcaggcttttttatttctataaagagCACACGGCTGATTTGTCCCACTCCTTCCTTCATCACGCCAACACAGTGATCATGACGTCAAGCAAAAGAAACATCTACGTCCATGTGATGAGGAGATTCTGCTCGGTACAGGAGTGATCCACCTCACCTGTTAAACTATTAAACAGTGAAAGGAGAGTGGTGCTCACCTCTAGGGGCAGatatgtgtgtttctgctcCTGGCCCACCTGCAGGCAGGGCAGGTGGGGATATTTGAGCTGCAGGTTGTATTTCTCTCGGAAGTACTGCGCCACTGTTCTCTCCACAGTCTGCCCGTTCTCCAGTTGCAGCGGAAACCTGAGAGAAAAAACACCTTAGACGTTATAAATATTAGGGAGACAGGAGGTGTTACAACTTTCTGGAATAATAATTAGCATTTCCTAATATATTTGGAATTGGTAAGAACTTATTTTGGAGCCCTAGTtgatttcaaattcaaattttattaacCACATACACAACTGTACACAGCAAAATGCTTTTTTCCGACCGTCCGTGAcata
This region includes:
- the ago3b gene encoding protein argonaute-3 isoform X3 → MGKPIKLLANCFQVDIPKMDVYLYEVDIKPERCPRRVNREVVDSMVQHFKVTIFGDRRPVYDGKKSLYTAHPLPVAAGGVDLDVTLPGEGGKDRPFKVSIKFVSLVSWHMLHEVLTGRSTPEPLELDKPISTNPVHAVDVVLRHLPSMRYTPVGRSFFSSPEGYDHPLGGGREVWFGFHQSVRPAMWKMMLNIDVSATAFYKAQPVIQFMCEVLDIHNIDEQPRPLTDSHRVKFTKEIKGLKVEVTHCGTMRRKYRVCNVTRRPASHQTFPLQLENGQTVERTVAQYFREKYNLQLKYPHLPCLQVGQEQKHTYLPLEVCNIVAGQRCIKKLTDNQTSTMIKATARSAPDRQEEISRLVRSANYEADPFVQEFQFRVRDEMAEVTGRVLPAPMLQYGGRVSSEHFLNRTVATPSHGVWDMRGKQFHTGVEIKIWAIACFATQRQCREEILKSFTDQLRKISKDAGMPIQGQPCFCKYAQGADSVEPMFRHLKNTYAGLQLIIVILPGKTPVYAEVKRVGDTLLGMATQCVQVKNVVKTSPQTLSNLCLKINVKLGGINNILVPHQRPSVFQQPVIFLGADVTHPPAGDGKKPSIAAVVGSMDAHPSRYCATVRVQRPRQEIIQDLASMVRELLIQFYKSTRYKPTRLIFYRDGVSEGQFRQVLYYELLAIREACISLEREYQPGITYIVVQKRHHTRLFCADRNERVGRSGNIPAGTTVDTDITHPYEFDFYLCSHAGIQGTSRPSHYHVLWDDNCFTADEFQLLTYQLCHTYVRCTRSVSIPAPAYYAHLVAFRARYHLVDKEHDSAEGSHVSGQSNGRDPQALAKAVQIHHDTLRTMYFA
- the ago3b gene encoding protein argonaute-3 isoform X1 produces the protein MEISTTGAVGAAPLFSVPRRPGYGTMGKPIKLLANCFQVDIPKMDVYLYEVDIKPERCPRRVNREVVDSMVQHFKVTIFGDRRPVYDGKKSLYTAHPLPVAAGGVDLDVTLPGEGGKDRPFKVSIKFVSLVSWHMLHEVLTGRSTPEPLELDKPISTNPVHAVDVVLRHLPSMRYTPVGRSFFSSPEGYDHPLGGGREVWFGFHQSVRPAMWKMMLNIDVSATAFYKAQPVIQFMCEVLDIHNIDEQPRPLTDSHRVKFTKEIKGLKVEVTHCGTMRRKYRVCNVTRRPASHQTFPLQLENGQTVERTVAQYFREKYNLQLKYPHLPCLQVGQEQKHTYLPLEVCNIVAGQRCIKKLTDNQTSTMIKATARSAPDRQEEISRLVRSANYEADPFVQEFQFRVRDEMAEVTGRVLPAPMLQYGGRVSSEHFLNRTVATPSHGVWDMRGKQFHTGVEIKIWAIACFATQRQCREEILKSFTDQLRKISKDAGMPIQGQPCFCKYAQGADSVEPMFRHLKNTYAGLQLIIVILPGKTPVYAEVKRVGDTLLGMATQCVQVKNVVKTSPQTLSNLCLKINVKLGGINNILVPHQRPSVFQQPVIFLGADVTHPPAGDGKKPSIAAVVGSMDAHPSRYCATVRVQRPRQEIIQDLASMVRELLIQFYKSTRYKPTRLIFYRDGVSEGQFRQVLYYELLAIREACISLEREYQPGITYIVVQKRHHTRLFCADRNERVGRSGNIPAGTTVDTDITHPYEFDFYLCSHAGIQGTSRPSHYHVLWDDNCFTADEFQLLTYQLCHTYVRCTRSVSIPAPAYYAHLVAFRARYHLVDKEHDSAEGSHVSGQSNGRDPQALAKAVQIHHDTLRTMYFA
- the ago3b gene encoding protein argonaute-3 isoform X2, translating into MEISTTGAVGAAPLFSVPRRPGYGTMGKPIKLLANCFQVDIPKMDVYLYEVDIKPERCPRRVNREVVDSMVQHFKVTIFGDRRPVYDGKKSLYTAHPLPVAAGGVDLDVTLPGEGGKDRPFKVSIKFVSLVSWHMLHEVLTGRSTPEPLELDKPISTNPVHAVDVVLRHLPSMRYTPVGRSFFSSPEGYDHPLGGGREVWFGFHQSVRPAMWKMMLNIDVSATAFYKAQPVIQFMCEVLDIHNIDEQPRPLTDSHRVKFTKEIKGLKVEVTHCGTMRRKYRVCNVTRRPASHQTFPLQLENGQTVERTVAQYFREKYNLQLKYPHLPCLQVGQEQKHTYLPLEVCNIVAGQRCIKKLTDNQTSTMIKATARSAPDRQEEISRLVRSANYEADPFVQEFQFRVRDEMAEVTGRVLPAPMLQYGGRNRTVATPSHGVWDMRGKQFHTGVEIKIWAIACFATQRQCREEILKSFTDQLRKISKDAGMPIQGQPCFCKYAQGADSVEPMFRHLKNTYAGLQLIIVILPGKTPVYAEVKRVGDTLLGMATQCVQVKNVVKTSPQTLSNLCLKINVKLGGINNILVPHQRPSVFQQPVIFLGADVTHPPAGDGKKPSIAAVVGSMDAHPSRYCATVRVQRPRQEIIQDLASMVRELLIQFYKSTRYKPTRLIFYRDGVSEGQFRQVLYYELLAIREACISLEREYQPGITYIVVQKRHHTRLFCADRNERVGRSGNIPAGTTVDTDITHPYEFDFYLCSHAGIQGTSRPSHYHVLWDDNCFTADEFQLLTYQLCHTYVRCTRSVSIPAPAYYAHLVAFRARYHLVDKEHDSAEGSHVSGQSNGRDPQALAKAVQIHHDTLRTMYFA